A window of Parambassis ranga chromosome 18, fParRan2.1, whole genome shotgun sequence genomic DNA:
ATGGATCGCATAGATTTAAGTGGTAGTgttgatattttttgtttttactgagaGTAATcctgtaatttaatctcagaattcagCCATAGAATTTTATGCCATGTCACTAAATTATCTATTTGTTTATAGTTAGTAAAGGTGTTGGATGCTGAGATGCTTCTCAACAGGTGACCTCATTGACACACTGATTACTTTCACAAATGAATCAGTTTGTGACAttcagttgttttattttccttcaaACTTCTTAGTGTCCGTtaaagttttctttttaaagctcATCATTTCCATGTGTCTACGTTCAGGGTGGCTGGATCTTGGCCTTGGTTGTATAGAACATAGTGTATCTTATCAGATACCTTCTGAACGTCTTGTCTCGTAACCCATAGACCATTGGGCTGATGAGCCGAGGCAGAATCTGAATAAACAGTGCGACCAAATAGCGAATGGTCGACACCCCCGATGGGAACAGGCTTGTCAGGCCTTCTATCATGATGTTAAAAAGGTAGCTGAgcatacacagcagcagctggaagcCATGGAGCATGACGGTGTTCCGGGCTTTCTTGGCATTAGCAGAGGCTGCCTGTGCAGCGAAAAGGATTCTGAAGTACGTGTAGAACAGAGTGAACCAAACAATGACCAAGAACATGATGTTGGTTACGTCTCTCTTTCTATTAAGATTGGggtttttgaaaatattttctctCAGGCAGAAAACTTTGGAGTGAAAGAATTCATTGGATTCTGTGGCCAAGACGACGAATAAATCGGGCAGTATTGTCAATGTGCTGAGCGTCCAGATCACCGTGATCACAGCATACGTTTTCTTGATGGTGCAGATCTGTGGGTGGCTGAGAGGGAAACATATGGCGATGTAACACTCCACTGCCATGACGGCGAGTGTCAGGGGGTTGTTTAGGCTTGAAATGATAGAAACCATTAacataatgacacaaaaggTGACATTCAGGGTGAACAAGATGTAACTCAGAAGCTGAAGGAGGGTTAACATGATCAGCAGGATTATATCATTGATTACCAGATGGATGTACAGGATGTAACGAGGGTTCGTGTTGAAAATCTGAGGAGAAGGAAAGATTGGAGCTTTAGTTTAATAAGAACAAAGAATAGAAATACAAATGTACTATTGAGTCAGTGAAGCCTAGGGCTGGGTGATATGGCCTTTTACTAATATCCCGATATTTTTAGGCCATCTCACGATACACAATATATAGCTCGATATTTTGCCTTAGCCTTGAATGAACAGTTCGATGCATGTAATCATGCCAGTATGATCTATATGTCTACATTAAAACATTATTGTTCATACTGCATTAATATATGCTATATAACCTAGGGCTGGGTGATACATCGATTTTATGGATTCATTTGAATTTGCTCTTTAGACCTGTTTTGGTGAAAATTGATTTTAACGTCCACCGCAGACACACCCTGTGCTCCCGTAGTTCAGCCCGTAGTGGGCTCAGCCCTGTAtccaacaacatggcagccagcagagaagaTCTCACCCCTAAAAAAGGCAGTTTGGAAGTGGTTCAGTTTTGCGGCATCAGAGTCAGAAGCCTGTGGCCTTTCAAACTTTCTATCATCTATCCTCACgttgctgcaaagatctttaattacacagatgtctcactctctcccaaTCGCCCGTCTCACTGCATGTTTGCgtgtgtatgtagtagcgtGAATAATCGAATGAGTGAGAGCTCTTAGCGTTAATACATGTTCTTTAAACGACACAATATAGTAATTTTCTGTATCCCACAGGGGGCGAGCCGCGCTATATCGCGTACATTTGttatatcgcccagccctagttAAGCCCTGATCAGTTTCTGTCTAGTgtttgctgctgtcacacattCAGCTCATAAGGACCTGCTCCTCTATGGAAGCAGCACAATTATgctacaagcagagagaacTCAGACGTGCAGAataacagagaaagaaagacgaTAAGCATGAAAAGTGGATTTCTTTATAATGGATTTTGCACAAATGAACTTCATCATACTTCAGCATTTTTCCACACATGTTGGGACATACTCCACATACTATAGATATTTGAGTATTTGTATTTACATCAGCTACAAACCTGTTATTTACTTTACATCAGCTGTGGGAGGTAGAAAGGCTGCACATTGAATATCACTGACCTGATGCTTTTTGAATGTGTGCACCAGGGTGGCATTGACATAGACGATGGAGATGCTGAGAACCACAGTAATCACATTCTTGATTATAGCTACGTTTAAGGCGTCCCGAGAGACCGCTGTTGTAAAATTCCTGCCATTGTTTGAAAGATTCATCTGCCACAGTCCTCCAAACCCTCCAACAAGAGAAAACAGAGAATCAATCTTCAGCAAGTCATAAACAAACTAACTTTGAACACCATCGTTTAAGATAAGATATAAAAAACAGTAATACTTCACAGTAAAGTGATGCTTCTCTGAGGCAACATTAAATCCACGCTGAAAGTAGACTTGCTTAATGTAGCTACACACAGGCCATTATTCAGGTGTGGATGAGCTTTCTGTTacagagctgcagac
This region includes:
- the LOC114451232 gene encoding odorant receptor 131-2-like, which gives rise to MVSHSELKTSAVVFLLIILHKSVILQLSDFSLQLWFGGLWQMNLSNNGRNFTTAVSRDALNVAIIKNVITVVLSISIVYVNATLVHTFKKHQIFNTNPRYILYIHLVINDIILLIMLTLLQLLSYILFTLNVTFCVIMLMVSIISSLNNPLTLAVMAVECYIAICFPLSHPQICTIKKTYAVITVIWTLSTLTILPDLFVVLATESNEFFHSKVFCLRENIFKNPNLNRKRDVTNIMFLVIVWFTLFYTYFRILFAAQAASANAKKARNTVMLHGFQLLLCMLSYLFNIMIEGLTSLFPSGVSTIRYLVALFIQILPRLISPMVYGLRDKTFRRYLIRYTMFYTTKAKIQPP